In Electrophorus electricus isolate fEleEle1 chromosome 1, fEleEle1.pri, whole genome shotgun sequence, a single window of DNA contains:
- the fscn2a gene encoding fascin-2a isoform X1: protein MATNGISKALKLQFGLINHDNRYLTAESFGFKVNASSSSMKKKQLWTLEQDKRDGQVVLLRSHLGRYLSADKDGRVNCAAEAPNSDCRFLIAAQLDGRWALLSEPHQRYFGGSEDFLSCFAQAIGEAELWAIHLALHPQANLLSVARKRYARLSATAGEITMDSDIPWGVDSLITLVYTDGKYCLKTCDNRFLSSEGILLKEYEPHASFTLELRLGKLAFKNIKGMYLAPVGPAGTLKSGRCTKPGKHELFDLEESHPQVVIQAANKRYVSIRQGVNISANQDMETDLETFQMEIDKETRKCMFKTNEGSYWTLVSHGGIQSTATDIEANAMFHIEWLGRAVALKASNRKYISTKGNGQLAAVGDTVGDSELFQLKLINRPILILRGENGFVCHHRSSNTLDVNRTAYDIFSLLFSDGAYHIKTIYHLASPAGGDGKFWYVSSSDLVCSDGDEPEDFTLQLQEHGRLAIRGNNGLYLHGDNDGTLKCDAACVDSASLWEY, encoded by the exons ATGGCCACCAACGGAATAAGCAAGGCTTTAAAACTTCAGTTTGGGCTCATAAACCATGATAACCGCTACCTCACAGCTGAGTCCTTCGGCTTTAAGGTGAAtgcctccagctccagcatgaagaagaaacagcTCTGGACACTGGAGCAAGACAAACGGGACGGACAGGTGGTTCTCCTGCGCAGCCACCTTGGCCGCTACCTGTCCGCGGACAAGGACGGCAGGGTGAACTGTGCGGCGGAGGCGCCCAACTCTGACTGCCGCTTCCTGATCGCGGCGCAGCTGGACGGCCGCTGGGCCTTACTGTCCGAGCCCCACCAGCGCTACTTCGGCGGCTCAGAGGACTTCCTGTCCTGCTTTGCTCAGGCCATCGGCGAGGCCGAGCTGTGGGCCATCCATCTGGCCCTCCACCCTCAGGCCAACCTGCTGAGTGTGGCGCGCAAACGCTACGCCCGTTTGTCTGCCACAGCCGGCGAAATCACCATGGACAGCGACATCCCCTGGGGTGTGGACTCCCTGATCACTCTGGTCTACACGGATGGAAAGTACTGCCTGAAAACCTGCGACAACCGCTTCCTGAGCAGCGAGGGCATATTGCTGAAGGAGTATGAGCCACACGCCAGTTTCACGCTGGAGCTCAGATTGGGCAAGCTGGCTTTCAAAAATATTAAGGGCATGTACCTCGCCCCAGTGGGGCCGGCAGGTACCCTGAAGTCGGGGAGGTGTACAAAGCCAGGCAAACACGAGCTTTTTGATCTGGAGGAGAGTCATCCACAAGTGGTGATCCAGGCAGCCAACAAAAGATACGTCTCTATCCGTCAAG GGGTCAAcatctcagccaatcaggacaTGGAAACAGACCTGGAGACTTTTCAGATGGAAATCGATAAGGAGACAAGGAAATGCATGTTTAAAACTAACGAGGGAAGTTACTGGACCCTCGTTAGTCATGGAGGCATCCAATCCACAGCCACAGACAT CGAAGCCAATGCAATGTTCCACATTGAATGGCTCGGCCGGGCAGTGGCTTTAAAGGCAAGTAACAGAAAGTACATCTCCACCAAAGGAAACGGACAGCTGGCAGCTGTGGGCGACACTGTGG GTGACAGCGAGCTCTTCCAGCTGAAGCTGATTAACCGGCCAATCCTTATCCTGCGTGGCGAGAACGGCTTCGTGTGTCATCACAGGAGTTCAAACACACTGGATGTCAACCGCACTGCTTATGACATCTTCTCCTTGCTCTTCAGTGACGGAGCATACCACATTAAAA CCATTTACCATTTGGCTTCCCCTGCAGGTGGAGATGGAAAGTTCTGGTATGTGTCGAGCAGTGACCTGGTTTGCTCGGACGGGGATGAGCCTGAGGACTTCACCCTACAGCTCCAGGAGCACGGCCGGCTGGCCATCAGGGGAAATAACGGCCTCTATCTCCATGGCGACAATGATGGCACGTTGAAGTGTGATGCAGCTTGCGTGGACAGTGCATCTCTGTGGGAATACTGA
- the fscn2a gene encoding fascin-2a isoform X2, which produces MATNGISKALKLQFGLINHDNRYLTAESFGFKVNASSSSMKKKQLWTLEQDKRDGQVVLLRSHLGRYLSADKDGRVNCAAEAPNSDCRFLIAAQLDGRWALLSEPHQRYFGGSEDFLSCFAQAIGEAELWAIHLALHPQANLLSVARKRYARLSATAGEITMDSDIPWGVDSLITLVYTDGKYCLKTCDNRFLSSEGILLKEYEPHASFTLELRLGKLAFKNIKGMYLAPVGPAGTLKSGRCTKPGKHELFDLEESHPQVVIQAANKRYVSIRQGVNISANQDMETDLETFQMEIDKETRKCMFKTNEGSYWTLVSHGGIQSTATDIEANAMFHIEWLGRAVALKASNRKYISTKGNGQLAAVGDTVGDSELFQLKLINRPILILRGENGFVCHHRSSNTLDVNRTAYDIFSLLFSDGAYHIKSGDGKFWYVSSSDLVCSDGDEPEDFTLQLQEHGRLAIRGNNGLYLHGDNDGTLKCDAACVDSASLWEY; this is translated from the exons ATGGCCACCAACGGAATAAGCAAGGCTTTAAAACTTCAGTTTGGGCTCATAAACCATGATAACCGCTACCTCACAGCTGAGTCCTTCGGCTTTAAGGTGAAtgcctccagctccagcatgaagaagaaacagcTCTGGACACTGGAGCAAGACAAACGGGACGGACAGGTGGTTCTCCTGCGCAGCCACCTTGGCCGCTACCTGTCCGCGGACAAGGACGGCAGGGTGAACTGTGCGGCGGAGGCGCCCAACTCTGACTGCCGCTTCCTGATCGCGGCGCAGCTGGACGGCCGCTGGGCCTTACTGTCCGAGCCCCACCAGCGCTACTTCGGCGGCTCAGAGGACTTCCTGTCCTGCTTTGCTCAGGCCATCGGCGAGGCCGAGCTGTGGGCCATCCATCTGGCCCTCCACCCTCAGGCCAACCTGCTGAGTGTGGCGCGCAAACGCTACGCCCGTTTGTCTGCCACAGCCGGCGAAATCACCATGGACAGCGACATCCCCTGGGGTGTGGACTCCCTGATCACTCTGGTCTACACGGATGGAAAGTACTGCCTGAAAACCTGCGACAACCGCTTCCTGAGCAGCGAGGGCATATTGCTGAAGGAGTATGAGCCACACGCCAGTTTCACGCTGGAGCTCAGATTGGGCAAGCTGGCTTTCAAAAATATTAAGGGCATGTACCTCGCCCCAGTGGGGCCGGCAGGTACCCTGAAGTCGGGGAGGTGTACAAAGCCAGGCAAACACGAGCTTTTTGATCTGGAGGAGAGTCATCCACAAGTGGTGATCCAGGCAGCCAACAAAAGATACGTCTCTATCCGTCAAG GGGTCAAcatctcagccaatcaggacaTGGAAACAGACCTGGAGACTTTTCAGATGGAAATCGATAAGGAGACAAGGAAATGCATGTTTAAAACTAACGAGGGAAGTTACTGGACCCTCGTTAGTCATGGAGGCATCCAATCCACAGCCACAGACAT CGAAGCCAATGCAATGTTCCACATTGAATGGCTCGGCCGGGCAGTGGCTTTAAAGGCAAGTAACAGAAAGTACATCTCCACCAAAGGAAACGGACAGCTGGCAGCTGTGGGCGACACTGTGG GTGACAGCGAGCTCTTCCAGCTGAAGCTGATTAACCGGCCAATCCTTATCCTGCGTGGCGAGAACGGCTTCGTGTGTCATCACAGGAGTTCAAACACACTGGATGTCAACCGCACTGCTTATGACATCTTCTCCTTGCTCTTCAGTGACGGAGCATACCACATTAAAA GTGGAGATGGAAAGTTCTGGTATGTGTCGAGCAGTGACCTGGTTTGCTCGGACGGGGATGAGCCTGAGGACTTCACCCTACAGCTCCAGGAGCACGGCCGGCTGGCCATCAGGGGAAATAACGGCCTCTATCTCCATGGCGACAATGATGGCACGTTGAAGTGTGATGCAGCTTGCGTGGACAGTGCATCTCTGTGGGAATACTGA